In Solenopsis invicta isolate M01_SB chromosome 13, UNIL_Sinv_3.0, whole genome shotgun sequence, one DNA window encodes the following:
- the LOC105208133 gene encoding uncharacterized protein LOC105208133 has protein sequence MTTKLAIKHKDSLALKENKPFGKDCVTRKQSKRWELLLPWITFSVFLIYWFVLCPLIWTMGLLLKSWPWFSIFWTVAFLIWVMIMCVLIILWRRFLAKQSYEINAISKYGSGKERRPLNTQQISPKDAEFLELKKRNDLHDSESKKSDQEYLRRDLPPLVIHKQISGENIEDTAGVVRVEEDEKTRLNIISDYAEKSPLQNYLKLVSVSPSEEEMVVKSPKSPMSPRELFFIDLIREADRVESARSLKTRSHFFPREATENDMKRRTHFFPNETTENDIMTRTHFFLSEAIANDNAEITEGERDEKDVERRKNMKDTEDTQDEKDNKSKSKRESSYFIADVESPTIEKTEVFLQIDSNVDEETGLTVEKPILILQSNEANMRDKN, from the coding sequence ATGACCACCAAACTTGCGATCAAGCACAAAGACTCCCTTGCCTTGAAAGAGAACAAACCGTTCGGAAAAGATTGCGTGACCCGCAAGCAATCCAAGAGATGGGAGTTGTTACTTCCTTGGATTACCTTCAGCGTGTTCTTGATCTACTGGTTTGTCCTTTGTCCCCTAATTTGGACCATGGGCCTGCTATTGAAGAGTTGGCCTTGGTTTTCTATCTTCTGGACAGTCGCATTTTTAATCTGGGTCATGATCATGTGCGTACTGATAATTCTTTGGAGACGTTTCTTAGCTAAACAAAGCTACGAAATTAATGCAATCTCGAAGTACGGCTCGGGTAAGGAGAGGAGACCCCTGAACACTCAGCAGATATCACCTAAAGATGCAGAATTTCTCGAATTGAAGAAGCGGAATGATCTTCATGATTCAGAATCGAAGAAGAGCGATCAAGAATATCTCAGGAGGGATCTACCGCCTTTGGTGATACATAAACAAATATCTGGTGAAAACATCGAGGACACCGCTGGAGTGGTGCGTGTCGAGGAAGATGAGAAGACTCGCTTAAACATCATTAGTGATTATGCCGAGAAGAGTCCCTTGCAAAATTATCTGAAGTTGGTGTCTGTATCACCCTCGGAGGAGGAGATGGTGGTGAAATCCCCGAAGTCGCCTATGTCACCAAGAGAATTATTCTTTATTGATTTGATCCGCGAAGCGGATAGAGTTGAGAGCGCGAGGTCACTGAAGACGAGGTCGCATTTCTTCCCGAGAGAAGCAACTGAGAACGATATGAAGAGAAGGACGCATTTTTTCCCGAATGAAACGACTGAGAACGATATCATGACGAGAACGCATTTCTTTTTGAGTGAAGCGATTGCGAACGATAATGCGGAAATCACGGAAGGTGAAAGGGATGAAAAGGATGTGGAGCGTCGAAAGAACATGAAAGATACAGAAGATACGCAAGATGAGAAggataataaatcaaaatcaaaGCGCGAATCAAGTTACTTCATAGCCGATGTGGAGAGTCCAACCATTGAGAAAACAGAGGTTTTCCTTCAGATTGATTCTAACGTGGACGAGGAGACAGGATTAACCGTGGAGAAAccgatattaatattacaatcgAATGAAGCAAATatgcgagataaaaattaa
- the LOC105208134 gene encoding mediator of RNA polymerase II transcription subunit 16 codes for MDLLYTVNRRSSSKFFSNQECLYNGQSLCSLSSRNIVAFTTMTELDDSSGKTWGCHVYVADLNMPWHAHKVLSNKHNITALEWDLPGDKLVMADTAGNVQLWMFKDHILNDWVLIGSTYFPGEHILGAAWFHNGKKTGLVTEKKDSIHYSEKFNHLLFAPSVRQFGGRAAEGVLVVSTTGMVGAIMITKDHQNPICFSTESLGNTRHRITAVDLCYGKNGHFLVAVSSGSICLPIRCFRVLVRKNDDKCTITSQALPSFFLQDGAPKDNSCTVTHLKFVVREDADSLVIAANSESGGFVEVWELREKSQPVHKLFQPKTLEPFKTVVWQYQSQYRCQSPVTAIATTKLSIVTTLPPPSYVIIALADSSVHCLNRLDCLKEVAFSSLNTSWRPDEPSNKYFKSSVSIAHMDLSWLGCVLLACDTHGNLYLYKLLPDGTTGTSMSLSYACTLLEYCLVTGLDWLDILLCLRSSMIEALCERLDASFNRQLQSTQQYHYIQFLCIKTSLYRMLVTGQNKAADLSSLLMIHSVATAFKSLLRPSDLISYDKGPAESLATVITDVVTDVDKVLLHLDPKEFTVEPSTLQSLQQLIQWVADLALNLLARLPEQRMQVKAGGYELLKDHKALNTVRELLVIIRIWGLLRPSCLPVFLRSAESLDVLALLFCLLSKLVQPNGDTQQQVDDGLIDECCLLPNQIMIPQLHQGNSITAVVSPILFYQNLPLQLEYGVEPEQLVFMPEMNSVEGCMHSGQIVDTIRHLYLGKQPLLVKQCTRCGGKAQVQNMTRTAAIRAWDQRWMRACRCGGIWRIHKASQ; via the exons TTTATACAATGGACAATCGTTATGTTCCTTATCCAGTCGAAATATAGTGGCATTTACTACAATGACAGAATTAGATGATAGCAGTGGCAAGACATGGGGTTGCCACGTCTATGTGGCAGATTTGAATATGCCGTGGCATGCTCACAA AGTGCTCTCAAATAAGCACAACATAACTGCATTAGAATGGGATCTACCTGGTGACAAGTTGGTGATGGCAGATACAGCTGGAAATGTACAATTATGGATGTTCAAGGACCATATTTTAAATGATTGGGTATTAATAGGTTCCACGTACTTTCCTGGCGAGCACATATTAGGCGCAGCTTGGTTTCATAATGGCAAAAAG ACAGGACTAGTGACGGAAAAGAAAGATAGCATCCACTAtagtgaaaaatttaatcacttACTGTTCGCGCCTTCTGTGAGGCAATTCGGCGGAAGAGCCGCCGAAGGCGTGCTAGTAGTGTCGACGACGGGCATGGTTGGCGCAATCATGATCACGAAAGATCATCAAAATCCAATTTGTTTCTCGACAGAAAGTCTTGGCAATACGAGACACAGGATAACCGCGGTCGATTTGTGCTATGGAAAAA ATGGCCATTTTCTCGTCGCGGTTAGCAGTGGTAGCATCTGTCTGCCCATAAGATGTTTTAGAGTATTGGTGCGTAAGAATGACGACAAGTGCACTATCACCTCGCAAGCTTTACCCAGCTTTTTTCTACAGGATGGGGCGCCTAAAGACAATTCAT GTACAGTGACACATTTAAAGTTTGTGGTCAGAGAAGATGCCGATTCTCTGGTCATCGCGGCAAACAGCGAGAGCGGCGGATTTGTCGAGGTTTGGGAATTGAGAGAGAAGTCGCAACCAGTTCATAAATTATTCCAACCAAAGACTCTAGAACCTTTCAAGACGGTT GTTTGGCAGTATCAATCGCAGTATCGCTGTCAGTCGCCGGTTACGGCGATAGCGACAACAAAACTGTCCATAGTAACAACTTTACCACCTCCGAGTTACGTGATAATAGCATTGGCGGACTCGTCTGTGCACTGCTTGAATCGTTTAGACTGTCTGAAGGAGGTGGCGTTCTCATCCTTAAATACAAGCTGGCGTCCGGATGAACCAAGTAATAAGTACTTCAAGAGCTCTGTATCTATCGCTCATATGGATCTCTCGTGGCTGGGATGTGTGCTTCTTGCGTGCGACACTCACGGCAATCTGTATCTCTATAAATTGTTGCCGGACGGCACCACAg GAACATCGATGTCACTGAGCTATGCCTGTACATTACTGGAGTATTGTTTGGTGACGGGATTGGATTGGTTGGATATACTTTTATGTCTGAGATCGTCCATGATCGAAGCACTGTGCGAGCGATTGGATGCCTCCTTCAACAGGCAATTACAATCTACTCAGCAATAtcattatattcaatttttatgcaTCAAGACGTCCTTATATAG GATGCTTGTGACCGGACAAAACAAGGCAGCGGATTTATCATCGTTATTGATGATACATTCGGTAGCTACCGCCTTTAAATCTTTACTGAGACCATCAGATCTAATATCCTACGACAAAGGTCCAGCGGAGAGTTTAGCCACGGTGATAACTGACGTCGTTACTGATGTTGACAAG GTATTGCTGCATCTCGATCCTAAAGAGTTTACGGTAGAACCAAGCACATTACAATCACTGCAGCAACTTATTCAATGGGTTGCTGACTTAGCTTTAAACCTACTAGCCAGATTACCCGAGCAGAGGATGCAAGTAAAGGCTGGTGGG TATGAGCTTCTTAAGGATCACAAGGCCTTGAATACTGTTCGCGAGCTGTTGGTTATCATACGCATCTGGGGATTACTTCGACCATCTTGTCTTCCAGTATTTCTTCGTAGCGCGGAGAGTCTGGATGTTTTGGCCTTACTATTTTGCTTGTTGTCAAAACTAGTGCAGCCTAACGGAGATACGCAGCAACAAGTGGACGACGGCTTGATTG ATGAATGCTGCTTGCTGCCGAATCAAATCATGATTCCACAATTGCATCAAGGCAACAGCATTACTGCCGTAGTCTCTCCAATTTTGTTTTATCAGAATCTTCCGTTGCAG TTGGAATATGGAGTCGAACCCGAACAGTTGGTGTTTATGCCTGAAATGAATTCCGTCGAAGGTTGTATGCACAGCGGACAGATTGTAGACACgatacgacacttgtatttgGGAAAACAACCGCTTCTGGTGAAGCAATGCACAAG ATGCGGCGGTAAAGCGCAAGTACAGAACATGACGAGGACAGCTGCGATTAGAGCTTGGGATCAACGATGGATGAGAGCTTGCCGATGCGGCGGTATTTGGCGAATTCACAAAGCATCTCAATAA